The Rhodothermales bacterium sequence GCCCAGGCGAGCAGGATGAACCATGCCTCGCGACGCGCACGAAGAAAGGCCGGATCGGGGGTGAAGTCTGGCTCAGATTCCATAGGCTCGCGGGATAAACCGGTCAGGGCTTCAACTCGAGAATCATCTCGATTTCGGTGGAGGCGCCACGAGGCAGCTGCGCCATCCCGATGGCCGAGCGCGCGCCAACGCCGGCGTCGGGTCCGAACACGTCGATCAACAGCTGCGAGGCACCGTTCACGACCACGTGGGGCTCCGTGAAGTCGAGGTCGGAATTTACATAGCCGGTCACCCGCAACACCCGCGCGATCCGGTCCAGCGAACCCAGTTCCTGGATCACCATCCGCAGGTTATTCGCGGCGCACAGGGCCGCCGCGCGCTGGGCCTCTTCCACGCTCACCTGCGACGGCACCTTGCCGGGGCTGACGAGCTTACCATGCGCCACAGGAACGGCGCCGGACACATAAACCGTGGTGCCGTGAACCACGACAGGTTTGTAGATGGCGCCCGGGCCGGGAATATCGTTCAGCGGGTAGCCAAGTGCTTCGAGTTTTTTGTCGCGTTCTCCCATACGTTCAGCTAAATGAATGATCGAGTGCGAAAGAATATGGGCGATGGAAATTCGAATTGCAACCACGCCGCGCCGTCAACGCAACGCCTCCCCGAAGAAACGCAGCCAGTTGCCGTGGAAGACCGCATCGATGTCGGCCGGCGAAAAGCCGCGGGTTTCCAGGATGCCGGCCAGTCTCTGCAGATCTGAAATCGTCTCCAGATCCCCGGGCGTCTGCTCCGTCCCGAAGCCGCCGTCGAGGTCGCTGCCGATGGCCGCGTGGCGGGTATTGCCGGCGAG is a genomic window containing:
- a CDS encoding RidA family protein, whose protein sequence is MGERDKKLEALGYPLNDIPGPGAIYKPVVVHGTTVYVSGAVPVAHGKLVSPGKVPSQVSVEEAQRAAALCAANNLRMVIQELGSLDRIARVLRVTGYVNSDLDFTEPHVVVNGASQLLIDVFGPDAGVGARSAIGMAQLPRGASTEIEMILELKP